Part of the Musa acuminata AAA Group cultivar baxijiao chromosome BXJ3-10, Cavendish_Baxijiao_AAA, whole genome shotgun sequence genome, AACACCATAACAGTAGAAAAGCTACAGCAGCTTTAGCCACAGTGGAATAAGACACATGATGTTGTGGCAGCTCATTGAAGTGTCAAGAAGAGGTGAGCTCTCTTCTTCTGAGATCCAAATCAATGAACCATCCTAAGTTCTGGTCAATGAAATCATTGAAGTCATTTCATTCTGCTGATGCCATCTGTCTTACACTAAGTAGATTGAGATACCTGTCAAGGGACAAGAAATCATATGAACCTTTTCAGAAACATTAGGTTTACATCAAAACACACACAaacattagagagagagagagagagagagagagagagagagagccaaagGATACAACTAATTTGAGCATGCTCATTTAAAATCATGTGTCTTCAGATTTGTAGCCTTTGCATAGAGTAGGATAAGAAAACAAATTGTTTTACTGTCTGGCAATATAATTCCAAATGATAAATAACATAGAAGCATCAAACCAAGATAAATTCCTGCATGAGTATATATAATAGTGTTTAGAGATCGAAACCAATGATTCTGAGCATCAGATGAAATGAACTAAATAACATTTCTATGTACAATTACCAATCACATTGACATGAATTAAATAGAGCAGCTCACCAAGAAATAACTTTCACCCATCTGCAAGCTCTGCAGTAGAATTCCATATTCATTGATCGGAAGAAGCTCCCCAGAGGAATGGACGAGCGTCACATTTTGGCCAAATGTAGCCCTCAAATCTATAGGACCCCTTGGAACCTCTGAAGGGATGCCATTGATGAAAACAGTAATAGTCCCTGCATTCATGCAGCTAATAATGAAATTAATGCATGTTATCTCTGCAATTTTCCCCTCAGAATCATAATTCAGTGAGTAGAAAAGCAGTGTTCATGAAGGAGCAACTGATTAATATGCATAGTTTATGCTCATCATGTATGCTTTCCTGTGATCTAGCATATATAGCAGGTCTCATCAACATAACAGGAAAAACCAAAACCAATGCAGTAAATTGCTTGACGATCTGCTTCTCTTCTTGCTCAAAGAAGATACAAAGCTTCCTTATGGTCGACAAAGTGAGTACAAGGATTGTAATCCGAATTTAGTTGTGATCTATTAGACTGATCAAAAAGATGTTCTTGTTTTGATACTGTAAAAAGCTTGATAAAAAGGAATTCCAGTTTGATGAATTCAATCCAAGAGAGCATTGGTCTAATTTAATTGAACTAAATACCATCAATGCTCGATAGAAAGCTTGTGCAAAAGGGCGAACACATAACCATGCACTAACCAGGTTGATGGTCTAGGGAAGGGCACACATAAGGATTCTGGCCACTGCCCATGAAGCCCATCTGGCGTGAGATCGAGAAGAGATCATCACCACCTCCGTCATGCACCACCAAGCTAGAGAAGGAAgacgaggcagaagaagagcaggGAAAGAAGCTGCCTCCTCCGGAAGAGTTATTGGACGATGTGCTCGACGAGCTGGAGGAGGCTGGTTCGTACAGAACTGCACCACCCGAAGCTTGCAGCTGCCGCTGGCGGCGGCGGGACCTCGATCTTCGGTTCTGGAACCAGTAGAAGACGTTGGCATCGCCGACGGAGCCGAACCTCTCGAGCAGCTTGCGGATCCTCACCGTCTCCTCCTTGGGAGGGTTAACCATGCCGCTGTTGAAGATGGACTCCAGTATCAGGATCTGCTCCGGTTTCGGGGTCCAACGGGAGCGGACGGCCTCCGCGGCGGTGGAGCTGCGGTTTGGGCTGTTCCTCTGCTCATCCATGGCGATGGTGAGGTAGGTGATGGTGGGAGACCGAAGTCAATCGGAGTGcaagaggaggaggcggaggaggagagagagagagagagagagagagagagagatcaacagTGCTATGTGCACAGATCGCCAACCACACAATGCTTCCACAACACAACAAGCGTGTGCTGAGTTATTTATAGATGGAGAATTCTCTGGATCTAATTAGAACAGACTAAGATGGCTAAAAAGACATCATCCATGTCTTTTAGATTCATGCGATTAATCTGATGTAATTGCATGCTCTTCCCAACAATTCATGCATCGAACAGATTGACCCTCATCAGGGAGGGCACCTATGTACATCTTACTTCATGGTTCCAAAACACTGTGTGAGCTTCTTCCTAGGTTTCTCGTGTGGACGGTCCAAAGGGTGGCAAGGAAGGGTTTGGCTCTGCACTGTAGAGGAGCATGTGATGCATGGGGATGTGGGACGCTCCCAGGAATGGTCAAAGAACCACAGCGCTAATTTATTAGGGCTGACGTCGTGTGGACGGGCACAGAAACCCACAGATGACAgcagatgaagaagaggaaggaggtaAAGGGTTGGCCCAAAGTTCGGTTCACTTTGCCGTCTTATCACAGCAGAAACCGATATGACATCGGAGACTGCGGAGGC contains:
- the LOC135651359 gene encoding WUSCHEL-related homeobox 11-like isoform X2, translating into MDEQRNSPNRSSTAAEAVRSRWTPKPEQILILESIFNSGMVNPPKEETVRIRKLLERFGSVGDANVFYWFQNRRSRSRRRQRQLQASGGAVLYEPASSSSSSTSSNNSSGGGSFFPCSSSASSSFSSLVVHDGGGDDLFSISRQMGFMGSGQNPYVCPSLDHQPGTITVFINGIPSEVPRGPIDLRATFGQNVTLVHSSGELLPINEYGILLQSLQMGESYFLEFILV
- the LOC135651359 gene encoding WUSCHEL-related homeobox 11-like isoform X1, with amino-acid sequence MDEQRNSPNRSSTAAEAVRSRWTPKPEQILILESIFNSGMVNPPKEETVRIRKLLERFGSVGDANVFYWFQNRRSRSRRRQRQLQASGGAVLYEPASSSSSSTSSNNSSGGGSFFPCSSSASSSFSSLVVHDGGGDDLFSISRQMGFMGSGQNPYVCPSLDHQPGTITVFINGIPSEVPRGPIDLRATFGQNVTLVHSSGELLPINEYGILLQSLQMGESYFLVSQST